The following coding sequences lie in one Pseudomonas monsensis genomic window:
- a CDS encoding SulP family inorganic anion transporter: MKPIRLRADVLAGLTTSFALLPECIAFALVAHLNPLMGLYGAFIICTLTALFGGRPGMVSGAAGSMAVVIVALVVQHGVQYLLATVLLGGLIMMAFGLLRLGKLVRMVPHPVMLGFVNGLAIIIALAQLEHFKNGEAWLSGTPLYLMTGLVLLTMAIVYLLPRLTRAVPPALVAILGVGLLVYLFGLPTRTLGDMAHIAGGLPTFALPDIAWNLETLRIIAPYAILMALVGLLETLLTLNLTDEITETRGYPDRECVALGAANMVSGAFGGMGGCAMIGQTVINLSSGGRGRLSGVVAGVLILLFILFLSPLIERIPLAALVGVMFVVSQQTFAWASLRVLNKVPLNDVLVIIAVTTITVFTDLATAVLCGIIIAALNFAWQQARELYADEHLEADGSKLYRLHGTLFFASTTPFLNQFDPANDPAKVTLDCRHLSFVDYSAIAALKTLRERYAKAGKELQVFHLSERCKKLLKRAGVEHH; the protein is encoded by the coding sequence ATGAAACCGATTCGTCTGCGCGCCGATGTCCTGGCCGGACTCACCACCTCGTTTGCCCTGTTGCCCGAATGCATTGCGTTTGCGCTGGTGGCTCACCTCAACCCGCTGATGGGCCTGTATGGCGCGTTCATCATTTGTACGCTGACCGCTTTGTTTGGCGGCCGGCCGGGCATGGTCTCCGGTGCAGCGGGTTCGATGGCGGTGGTCATCGTCGCGCTGGTGGTGCAACACGGCGTGCAATACCTGCTGGCGACAGTGTTGCTCGGCGGCCTGATCATGATGGCGTTCGGGCTGCTGCGTCTGGGTAAGCTGGTGCGCATGGTGCCGCACCCGGTGATGCTCGGTTTCGTCAACGGTCTGGCGATCATCATTGCGCTGGCGCAACTGGAGCATTTCAAGAACGGTGAAGCCTGGCTCAGCGGCACGCCGTTGTACCTGATGACCGGGCTGGTGCTGTTGACCATGGCCATCGTCTATCTCCTGCCGCGCCTGACCCGCGCGGTGCCGCCGGCCCTGGTGGCGATCCTCGGCGTCGGCCTGCTGGTCTACCTGTTTGGCCTGCCGACCCGCACTTTGGGCGACATGGCACACATCGCCGGTGGCCTGCCGACTTTCGCGCTGCCGGACATTGCATGGAATCTCGAAACCCTGCGCATCATCGCGCCATACGCAATCCTGATGGCGCTGGTCGGGTTGCTGGAAACCCTGCTGACCCTCAACCTCACCGATGAAATCACCGAGACCCGGGGCTATCCGGATCGCGAATGCGTGGCGCTGGGCGCGGCGAACATGGTCAGCGGCGCATTCGGCGGCATGGGCGGTTGCGCGATGATTGGCCAGACGGTGATCAACCTCAGTTCCGGCGGGCGCGGGCGTCTGTCGGGTGTGGTGGCGGGTGTGTTGATTCTGTTGTTTATCCTGTTTCTGTCGCCGCTGATCGAGCGTATTCCGCTGGCGGCGCTGGTAGGGGTGATGTTCGTGGTGTCGCAGCAGACCTTCGCCTGGGCCTCGTTGCGGGTGCTGAATAAAGTGCCGCTCAACGATGTGCTGGTGATCATTGCGGTGACGACCATCACCGTGTTCACCGATCTGGCCACGGCGGTGCTGTGCGGCATCATCATCGCCGCGCTCAATTTCGCCTGGCAGCAGGCTCGCGAGTTGTACGCCGATGAACATCTGGAGGCCGATGGCAGCAAACTCTATCGCCTGCATGGCACGTTGTTTTTTGCCTCGACCACGCCGTTCCTCAATCAATTCGATCCGGCCAACGACCCGGCGAAGGTGACGCTGGATTGCCGGCATTTGAGCTTCGTCGATTATTCAGCGATCGCGGCGCTGAAAACCTTGCGCGAGCGCTACGCCAAGGCGGGCAAGGAATTGCAGGTGTTTCACCTCTCCGAGCGCTGCAAGAAACTGCTCAAGCGTGCCGGCGTCGAGCACCACTGA
- a CDS encoding sensor domain-containing diguanylate cyclase: protein MLKASLRSHLTLWFTGLSLLTLLSVGFYVGHIATEQMKQASGSALLNTARSAASLLGEQLRERQLEVYLLSRAPHLERGDLDNPAILKSLQLRTQARAEYAWMGVTDAQGNVHQAVNGLLVGQSVQQRPWFQAGMRGEYTGDPHEAVLLAKLLPGSPSGEPLRFIDFAAPIRNADDQVIGVLGAHAHWNWVTRIVESAAFSHKNSAPDIEALIIDHDGKVLYPEALMGQRLSTSDSRAPGWSVGDGYLTSMVKVPTPSSSALSWSIAVRQPLETALQPAHMLLYKLLLLGVVAAVLFGVVAYYLALYLSRPIEQLARSAKQVQDNQPGAHFPLQHPVREIAQLGQSIDAMTQSLLGKERELQEANASLEAIVAQRTADLRQANAELLSLATHDALTGAYNRRRFDEKLTEYTLLSRRTGRPFALLLIDADHFKRINDTHGHAVGDDVLRQLAQLIGASLRTTDFVARYGGEEFAVLLPEIAQPDTPEVVAEKIRAAIADTHFPVVEHVTVSIGVGLADPADNSPTALIKRADQQLYQAKAAGRNRVAHHAISTSPL from the coding sequence ATGCTCAAAGCCAGTCTGCGTAGCCATCTCACTCTCTGGTTTACCGGTTTGTCCCTGCTGACGTTATTGAGCGTGGGCTTTTATGTGGGCCATATCGCCACCGAGCAGATGAAGCAGGCCAGTGGCAGCGCGCTGCTCAATACGGCACGTTCGGCCGCGTCGTTGCTGGGTGAACAACTGCGCGAGCGGCAGCTGGAGGTGTATCTGCTCAGCCGGGCACCGCATCTGGAACGCGGTGATCTGGACAACCCGGCCATTCTCAAATCGTTGCAACTGCGCACTCAGGCCCGTGCCGAATATGCGTGGATGGGTGTGACCGATGCCCAAGGCAACGTGCATCAAGCGGTGAACGGCTTGCTGGTCGGCCAATCGGTGCAACAACGGCCGTGGTTTCAGGCCGGAATGCGCGGCGAATACACCGGCGACCCTCATGAAGCGGTACTGCTGGCCAAATTGCTGCCGGGGTCGCCCAGCGGCGAACCGTTGCGTTTCATCGATTTCGCGGCGCCGATCCGTAACGCCGACGATCAGGTGATTGGTGTGCTGGGCGCGCACGCGCACTGGAACTGGGTGACGCGCATTGTCGAATCGGCGGCGTTCTCCCACAAGAACTCGGCACCGGACATCGAAGCGCTGATCATCGATCACGACGGCAAAGTGCTCTACCCCGAAGCCTTGATGGGCCAGCGATTGTCGACGAGTGATTCACGCGCGCCGGGCTGGTCGGTGGGCGATGGCTACCTGACCAGTATGGTCAAAGTGCCAACACCGTCGAGCAGTGCACTGTCGTGGTCGATTGCCGTGCGCCAGCCCCTGGAAACCGCGCTGCAACCGGCGCATATGCTGCTGTATAAATTGCTCTTGCTGGGGGTGGTCGCTGCCGTACTGTTTGGCGTGGTGGCCTATTATCTGGCGCTGTACCTGAGTCGTCCGATCGAACAGTTGGCGCGTTCGGCCAAACAGGTACAGGACAACCAGCCCGGTGCGCACTTTCCGTTGCAGCACCCGGTGCGGGAAATCGCCCAGCTTGGCCAGTCGATCGATGCAATGACGCAGTCGCTGCTCGGCAAGGAACGCGAACTGCAGGAGGCCAATGCATCGCTGGAAGCCATCGTGGCGCAGCGCACGGCCGATCTGCGCCAGGCCAACGCCGAGCTGCTGAGTCTGGCGACCCACGACGCGCTGACCGGCGCCTACAACCGTCGCCGCTTCGACGAAAAACTCACCGAATACACGCTGCTGTCGCGCCGCACCGGGCGCCCGTTTGCGCTGCTGTTGATCGACGCCGACCATTTCAAACGCATCAACGATACCCACGGCCATGCGGTGGGCGATGACGTGCTCAGGCAATTGGCCCAATTGATCGGCGCCAGCCTGCGCACCACCGATTTCGTCGCCCGTTACGGCGGTGAAGAGTTCGCTGTCCTGTTGCCGGAAATCGCTCAGCCCGACACCCCGGAAGTGGTCGCCGAGAAAATCCGCGCGGCGATTGCCGACACGCACTTCCCGGTGGTCGAACACGTCACGGTGAGCATCGGCGTGGGCCTGGCGGACCCGGCGGACAACAGCCCCACTGCCCTGATCAAACGCGCCGATCAACAGCTGTACCAGGCGAAAGCGGCGGGACGCAACCGAGTGGCGCATCACGCGATCAGCACCTCGCCTCTCTGA
- a CDS encoding phage infection protein, giving the protein MKRQTLLSIAFSVFAVNAFAATPAHTLIAEGGSDKLIESRVAEGGSDRLLERRVAEGGSDRLLERRVAEGGSDRLLERRVAESGSDRLLERRVAEGGSDRLLERRVAESGSDRLLERRVAEGGSDRLLERRVAEGGSDRLLERRVAEGGSDRLLERRVAEGGSDRLIESRNA; this is encoded by the coding sequence ATGAAACGCCAGACCCTTCTCAGCATCGCTTTCTCGGTTTTTGCAGTTAACGCTTTCGCCGCAACCCCGGCGCACACCCTGATCGCCGAAGGCGGCTCGGACAAGTTGATTGAAAGCCGTGTGGCTGAAGGTGGCTCTGATCGTCTGCTCGAACGCCGTGTTGCCGAAGGTGGCTCTGATCGTCTGCTCGAACGCCGTGTTGCCGAAGGTGGCTCCGATCGTCTGCTCGAACGCCGCGTTGCCGAAAGCGGCTCTGATCGTCTGCTCGAACGCCGCGTTGCCGAAGGCGGCTCCGATCGTCTGCTCGAACGCCGCGTTGCCGAAAGCGGCTCTGATCGTCTGCTCGAACGCCGCGTTGCCGAAGGCGGCTCCGATCGTCTGCTCGAACGCCGCGTTGCCGAAGGTGGTTCGGATCGTCTGCTCGAACGACGCGTTGCCGAAGGTGGCTCTGATCGTCTGCTCGAACGCCGCGTTGCCGAAGGCGGTTCGGATCGTCTGATCGAAAGCCGCAACGCTTGA
- a CDS encoding AraC family transcriptional regulator — protein MDRLSTLLSHFGVNAGTFHSGTFCGLSVHADEPCGHVHLLQAGELLLKPGNAREIRLDEPSLIFFPGPFAHRMFADEAMNPRIVCATLTFDGGSGNALAAALPDYLVLKLTEIPELGSTLEWLFKEAFEAHCGRVAVMDRLFELLVILLLRHLIERREQQPGMMAGLADPRLSRALNLIHEQPEKPWSVAELAAAANLSRAGFAEHFRRVVGQPPADYLLSWRVSLAQKRLREGKPIALIAEEVGYESPSALARAFRRKTGLSPRAWKAAN, from the coding sequence ATGGATCGCCTTTCCACCTTGCTCAGCCATTTCGGCGTAAACGCCGGGACCTTTCACAGCGGCACGTTTTGCGGCCTCAGCGTGCATGCCGACGAACCGTGTGGCCATGTGCACCTGTTGCAAGCGGGCGAGTTGCTGCTCAAACCCGGCAACGCGCGCGAAATCAGACTCGATGAGCCCTCGCTGATTTTCTTTCCCGGCCCCTTTGCCCATCGGATGTTCGCCGACGAGGCCATGAACCCCCGGATCGTCTGCGCGACGCTGACATTTGACGGCGGTTCCGGTAATGCCCTGGCGGCAGCCTTGCCGGATTATCTGGTGCTCAAACTCACGGAGATACCGGAGCTGGGCAGCACGCTGGAGTGGTTGTTCAAGGAGGCTTTCGAAGCGCACTGCGGGCGGGTGGCAGTGATGGACCGGTTGTTCGAATTGCTGGTGATTCTGTTGTTGCGCCACCTTATCGAGCGTCGTGAACAGCAGCCGGGCATGATGGCCGGGCTGGCCGATCCACGGCTGTCACGTGCACTGAATCTGATCCACGAACAACCGGAAAAACCGTGGAGCGTGGCCGAACTTGCCGCCGCCGCCAACCTGTCCCGCGCAGGATTTGCCGAACACTTTCGCCGCGTCGTCGGGCAGCCACCGGCGGACTATCTGCTGAGCTGGCGAGTCAGTCTGGCGCAAAAACGTCTGCGCGAAGGCAAGCCGATTGCGTTGATTGCCGAAGAAGTCGGCTATGAAAGTCCGTCGGCGCTGGCCCGGGCGTTTCGACGCAAGACCGGGCTCAGTCCTCGAGCGTGGAAGGCAGCCAACTGA
- a CDS encoding carboxymuconolactone decarboxylase family protein — protein MSRINAISLDTATDATRPVLEGVKKKIGFLPNLFATLAQAPVALETYVQASAILGKTSLSAKEKEAVYLATSQVNGCDYCLAAHTLFAGKAGLSAEDIVAARQGELNAYATLARQLTESRGHLNDEQIAAARAAGINDVKIIEVIALVAVQTLTNYLNNTALTDIDFPAIA, from the coding sequence ATGAGCCGCATCAACGCTATCAGCCTCGACACCGCCACTGACGCCACTCGCCCGGTACTGGAAGGCGTGAAAAAGAAGATCGGTTTCCTGCCGAATCTGTTCGCCACCCTGGCCCAGGCGCCGGTGGCGCTGGAAACCTACGTGCAAGCCTCGGCGATCCTCGGCAAAACCTCGCTCAGCGCCAAGGAAAAGGAAGCGGTGTACCTCGCCACGTCACAGGTCAACGGATGCGACTATTGCCTGGCAGCACACACGCTGTTTGCCGGCAAGGCCGGGCTGTCGGCCGAAGACATCGTCGCCGCGCGTCAGGGTGAACTCAACGCCTACGCCACGCTCGCCCGGCAGTTGACCGAGAGCCGCGGCCACTTGAACGACGAACAGATCGCCGCCGCACGCGCTGCCGGCATCAACGACGTGAAGATCATAGAAGTGATCGCGCTGGTGGCCGTGCAGACCCTGACCAACTATCTGAACAACACCGCGCTGACCGACATCGACTTTCCGGCCATCGCTTAA
- a CDS encoding DUF7693 family protein codes for MPCFLTAREVSQRLREAALGVLTVEVCAAPGESALIAVDIEGWRLLLDFADAQLHHCEYARSADGQEGALDTWQRYGTDPVSLLSTWELAQIERLLKACTQA; via the coding sequence ATGCCGTGTTTTCTGACTGCCCGCGAAGTGAGCCAGCGTCTGCGTGAAGCCGCACTGGGCGTACTGACAGTTGAAGTGTGCGCAGCGCCAGGCGAATCCGCACTGATTGCAGTCGATATCGAAGGCTGGCGACTGCTGCTGGATTTTGCAGACGCGCAGTTACATCACTGTGAATACGCCCGCAGTGCCGATGGCCAGGAAGGTGCGCTCGATACCTGGCAGCGCTACGGCACTGATCCTGTGAGTTTGCTCAGTACCTGGGAATTGGCGCAGATCGAGCGGTTGCTGAAGGCCTGCACTCAAGCCTGA
- a CDS encoding c-type cytochrome, with protein MKNSAFLSLTLILAAGLFGTTAHAAGDPEAGARIFPRLCGGCHQVGESARPGFGPQLNGIIGRKAGTSANYVYSDAMKNAGLTWDRDTLTAYLKDPKGVVPGTRMIFWGLSDQEKLDNLLAYLQTFAQ; from the coding sequence ATGAAAAACAGCGCTTTCCTGTCCCTGACCTTGATCCTTGCCGCAGGCCTTTTCGGCACCACCGCGCACGCCGCCGGTGACCCGGAGGCTGGCGCCAGGATCTTCCCGCGCCTGTGCGGCGGCTGCCATCAGGTCGGCGAATCCGCCCGGCCGGGCTTCGGTCCGCAACTCAACGGCATCATTGGCCGCAAGGCCGGGACCTCGGCGAACTACGTTTATTCCGACGCGATGAAAAATGCCGGCCTGACTTGGGACCGCGACACGCTGACGGCGTACCTGAAAGATCCGAAAGGCGTGGTGCCTGGCACGCGGATGATTTTCTGGGGGCTGAGCGACCAGGAAAAACTCGACAACCTGCTGGCCTACCTCCAGACCTTCGCGCAATAA
- a CDS encoding YceI family protein — protein MLIRLLLVAALFLCAIPAVQAVEYTRVNTAASQISFTYNQMGSRMYGTFGKFDATLKLDTDNLANAQTTLHIDLTSIDAGSEDANTELVKPAWFDTAKFPVAVFESSQFTRVSANHYLIAGRLTLKGITRDVKVPVELKPDSDIGIFDGELLLDRDRFGLGAGEWADTVVSREIAIKFRVVAPQQ, from the coding sequence ATGTTGATTCGTTTGTTGCTGGTTGCCGCGTTGTTCCTGTGCGCCATTCCCGCCGTGCAGGCGGTGGAATACACCCGGGTCAACACCGCCGCCAGCCAGATCAGTTTCACGTACAACCAGATGGGGTCGCGGATGTACGGCACGTTCGGCAAATTCGACGCGACGCTGAAGCTCGACACCGACAACCTCGCCAACGCCCAGACCACCTTGCACATTGACCTCACCAGCATCGACGCCGGCAGTGAAGATGCCAATACCGAACTGGTGAAACCGGCATGGTTCGATACTGCGAAATTCCCCGTGGCGGTGTTCGAGTCCAGCCAATTCACTCGGGTTTCCGCAAACCACTACCTGATCGCCGGCCGTCTCACCCTCAAGGGCATCACCCGTGATGTGAAGGTGCCGGTGGAACTGAAACCGGACAGTGACATCGGCATTTTCGACGGTGAACTGTTGCTCGACCGCGACAGGTTCGGCTTGGGTGCGGGGGAGTGGGCGGACACTGTGGTGTCCAGGGAAATTGCCATCAAGTTCCGAGTGGTGGCGCCACAACAGTGA
- a CDS encoding PLP-dependent aminotransferase family protein, with product MPRSRYKTLVDAYAGDIRAGRLAPGTRLPTHRELAASAGLALATASRVYAELEAMGLVSGETGRGTFVRETSLAPGQGIDQKDVAVGMIDLNFNYPSLPGQADLLRTALRQLALSGDLEALLRYQPHAGRQHERASVARHLTARGVNVDAAQVLIVNGAQQGLTVTLMALLKPGDVIAADALTYSGFKVLAEALHLEVVAIPCGEHGPDLSALDALCRQRPVRAVYSMPTLHNPLGWVMPIEQREQLVMLARQHDLILIEDAAYAFLVDNPPRTLIDMAPERTVYVSGLSKNIATGLRVGFIAAPDTRVPALERIIRATTWNTPGVMTAMACGWLDDGTVTLLEAQKRHDARARQALATELLTGLRCIGHPSSYFLWLPLPEDVRADQIVVALMHEQISVTTAEPFSVSAQVPHAIRLALGSVDMDVLRQALITVRKVIGAYL from the coding sequence ATGCCGCGATCCCGCTACAAGACACTGGTCGACGCTTACGCCGGCGACATCCGCGCCGGGCGTCTGGCGCCGGGCACACGATTGCCGACCCACCGGGAACTGGCGGCCAGCGCCGGGCTGGCGCTGGCCACCGCGTCGCGGGTGTACGCCGAGCTGGAGGCGATGGGGCTGGTCAGCGGCGAAACCGGGCGCGGCACTTTTGTGCGGGAGACCTCGTTGGCGCCGGGGCAGGGCATTGATCAGAAAGACGTGGCGGTCGGCATGATCGACCTCAATTTCAACTACCCGTCGTTGCCCGGTCAGGCCGACCTGTTGCGCACGGCGCTGCGCCAGTTGGCACTGTCCGGCGACCTTGAAGCGCTGTTGCGTTATCAGCCCCACGCCGGTCGCCAGCACGAACGCGCTTCGGTGGCGCGCCATCTGACGGCGCGCGGGGTCAACGTCGACGCCGCGCAAGTGTTGATCGTCAATGGCGCTCAGCAAGGGCTGACGGTGACGCTAATGGCGTTGCTCAAGCCCGGCGATGTCATCGCGGCCGACGCGCTGACCTATTCCGGTTTCAAAGTGCTGGCCGAAGCGTTGCATCTGGAGGTGGTGGCGATCCCGTGTGGCGAGCACGGGCCGGATCTGTCGGCACTCGACGCGCTGTGCCGCCAGCGTCCGGTGCGCGCGGTGTACAGCATGCCGACGCTGCACAATCCACTGGGTTGGGTGATGCCGATCGAGCAGCGCGAGCAACTGGTCATGCTTGCCCGCCAACATGACCTGATCCTGATCGAAGACGCGGCCTACGCCTTTCTGGTGGACAACCCGCCACGGACCTTGATCGACATGGCACCGGAGCGCACGGTGTACGTGTCCGGGCTGTCAAAGAACATTGCGACCGGTCTGCGCGTCGGTTTTATTGCGGCGCCCGACACGAGGGTGCCGGCACTGGAGCGGATTATCCGCGCCACCACTTGGAACACCCCCGGGGTGATGACCGCGATGGCATGCGGCTGGCTCGATGACGGCACCGTCACGCTGCTCGAGGCGCAAAAGCGTCACGATGCCAGGGCGCGTCAGGCGCTGGCCACCGAGTTGTTGACAGGACTGCGCTGCATTGGCCATCCGTCCTCTTACTTCCTGTGGCTACCGCTGCCGGAAGACGTGCGCGCCGATCAGATCGTCGTGGCGTTGATGCACGAACAGATTTCGGTCACCACGGCGGAGCCGTTTTCGGTGTCGGCGCAGGTGCCCCACGCGATTCGGCTGGCGTTGGGGTCGGTGGACATGGACGTCCTGCGTCAAGCGTTAATCACCGTCAGAAAGGTCATCGGCGCGTACCTGTAA
- a CDS encoding MATE family efflux transporter, which yields MQTPSAIKPLWQTYLLFLAPMVLSNFLQSMSGTVNSIYIGQMLGTQALAAVSGMFPIVFFFIALVIGLGAGAGVLIGQAWGAREPHMVKAIAGATLLLGVLIGLVAAVLGSVFARQALAGLGTPADVLDDAVAYAHVMMWILPSMLVFVLFTQLLRGVSDTLSPLLALMVSTCVGLALTPALIRGWFGLPQMGIQSAAYAGLAGNLSAMTWLAWRLIRKGHPLAPDREFFAALRLDAAILGKVLRIGLPTGVQMIVLSLSELVILALVNQHGSQATAAYGAVTQIVNYVQFPALSIAITASILGAQAIGAGRLERMGPILRTGLLINVCLTGGLIVLGYLLSHWLLGLFLTEDSTRAMAEHLLHIMLWSLLVFGFQAIIGGIMRASGTVLVPVAIAIICVVGVQLPAAYWLDGQYGLQGVWMAFPVAYLGMLVLQTLYYKLVWQHQKIERLV from the coding sequence ATGCAAACCCCCAGCGCCATCAAACCTCTCTGGCAAACCTACTTGCTGTTTCTGGCGCCGATGGTGTTGTCCAATTTCCTGCAATCGATGTCCGGCACCGTCAACAGCATCTACATCGGCCAGATGCTCGGCACGCAGGCCTTGGCGGCGGTGTCGGGGATGTTCCCCATCGTGTTCTTTTTCATTGCCCTGGTGATCGGCCTCGGTGCCGGCGCCGGTGTACTGATCGGTCAGGCATGGGGCGCGCGTGAGCCGCACATGGTCAAGGCGATTGCCGGGGCGACGCTGCTGTTGGGGGTATTGATCGGTCTGGTCGCGGCGGTACTCGGCAGCGTTTTTGCGCGGCAGGCGTTGGCCGGGTTGGGCACGCCGGCGGATGTGCTCGACGATGCGGTGGCGTATGCCCACGTGATGATGTGGATTCTGCCGTCGATGCTGGTGTTCGTGTTGTTCACACAGTTGCTGCGCGGGGTCAGCGATACGCTGTCGCCGTTGCTGGCGTTGATGGTGTCGACCTGCGTCGGGCTGGCGCTGACGCCAGCGCTGATACGGGGCTGGTTCGGCTTGCCGCAGATGGGCATTCAGAGCGCGGCCTATGCGGGACTGGCGGGTAACCTGTCGGCGATGACGTGGCTGGCGTGGCGCCTGATTCGCAAGGGGCATCCGCTGGCGCCGGATCGCGAGTTCTTCGCCGCGTTGCGCCTGGACGCGGCAATTCTCGGCAAGGTCCTGCGCATCGGTCTGCCGACCGGTGTGCAGATGATCGTGCTGTCGTTGTCCGAGCTGGTGATTCTGGCGCTGGTCAACCAGCATGGTTCACAGGCGACGGCGGCCTATGGCGCGGTGACCCAGATCGTCAACTACGTGCAGTTCCCGGCGTTGTCGATTGCGATCACCGCGTCGATCCTCGGCGCCCAGGCCATCGGGGCCGGACGGCTGGAACGCATGGGGCCGATCCTGCGCACCGGGCTGCTGATCAACGTGTGCCTGACCGGCGGATTGATTGTGCTGGGCTATTTGCTGTCGCACTGGTTGCTGGGTCTGTTCCTGACCGAGGACAGCACCCGCGCCATGGCCGAACATCTTCTGCACATCATGTTGTGGAGCCTGCTGGTGTTTGGCTTCCAGGCGATCATCGGCGGGATCATGCGTGCCAGCGGTACGGTGCTGGTGCCTGTGGCGATCGCAATCATCTGCGTGGTCGGTGTGCAGTTGCCGGCGGCGTACTGGCTGGACGGGCAATATGGTTTGCAGGGCGTGTGGATGGCGTTCCCGGTCGCGTATCTGGGCATGCTGGTGCTGCAGACCCTGTATTACAAGCTGGTCTGGCAGCATCAGAAGATCGAACGCCTGGTTTGA
- a CDS encoding chorismate mutase, with protein MPMLPPSRLLSCALLALFAGTAHAASAAAPESLKPLLMTLNERLNIGDQVALTKWDSGKPIQDSPREAQVIANARALAIERKLDPEEVAQLLAAQMEANKLVQYGLLAQWQAAGAAPDTPRPDLGQQIRPRLDELQSRLLQQYAAFAPYRQAADCPAWVMEARKGLARDALHELALIRATGELCVRAGNSR; from the coding sequence ATGCCCATGCTCCCGCCGTCACGCCTGCTCTCCTGTGCCTTGCTGGCTCTGTTCGCCGGCACCGCCCACGCCGCCTCAGCCGCAGCGCCCGAGTCGTTGAAACCCTTGTTGATGACCCTGAACGAACGCCTGAACATCGGCGATCAGGTGGCGCTGACCAAATGGGACAGCGGCAAGCCGATTCAGGACAGCCCGCGTGAAGCGCAGGTCATTGCCAACGCCCGCGCGCTGGCCATTGAACGCAAGCTGGATCCTGAAGAAGTTGCACAGTTGCTCGCGGCGCAGATGGAAGCCAACAAGCTGGTGCAGTACGGCTTGCTCGCGCAATGGCAGGCGGCCGGGGCGGCGCCGGACACACCGCGGCCGGATCTGGGCCAGCAGATCCGCCCGCGACTGGATGAGTTGCAGAGCCGGCTGTTGCAGCAATATGCAGCGTTTGCGCCGTATCGCCAGGCTGCGGATTGTCCAGCCTGGGTGATGGAGGCGCGCAAGGGGCTGGCGCGGGATGCGCTGCATGAGCTGGCGTTGATCAGGGCTACCGGGGAGTTGTGTGTTCGGGCCGGGAACTCACGCTGA
- a CDS encoding DMT family transporter, with protein MEQTSNLPHPTLDKTSGWINGFIGVVIFSGSLPATRLAVLEFDPVFLTVARAAIAGLCAVALLWLFREPRPAREQWWSLLIVALGVVLGFPLLTALALQHVTSAHSIVFVGLLPLATAIFGVLRGGERPRPVFWIFSILGSALVVGFALAQGLTASPTGDLLMLAAILACGLGYAEGAKLSRSLGGWQVICWALVLALPVMALLSLWLAPASFRDISLSAWLCLAYVALFSMLIGFVFWYRGLAQGGIAAVGQLQLLQPFFGLALAATLLHEHVSLGMLAVTLGVISCVVGAKKFAK; from the coding sequence ATGGAACAAACCTCGAATCTGCCCCACCCGACCCTGGACAAAACCAGCGGCTGGATCAACGGCTTTATCGGCGTGGTGATCTTCAGCGGCTCATTGCCGGCCACGCGTCTGGCCGTGCTGGAATTCGATCCGGTGTTTCTCACCGTGGCACGCGCAGCCATTGCCGGGTTGTGTGCGGTGGCGCTGTTGTGGCTGTTTCGCGAACCACGTCCGGCGCGCGAGCAGTGGTGGTCGCTGTTGATTGTCGCGCTCGGCGTGGTGCTCGGTTTTCCGTTGCTGACCGCGTTGGCCTTGCAACACGTGACCTCGGCGCATTCGATTGTGTTCGTCGGACTACTGCCGCTGGCCACCGCGATTTTCGGCGTGTTGCGCGGCGGTGAACGGCCACGACCGGTGTTCTGGATCTTCTCGATACTTGGCAGTGCGCTGGTGGTCGGATTCGCCCTGGCCCAGGGGCTGACCGCTTCGCCCACCGGCGACCTGCTGATGCTCGCCGCCATTCTGGCCTGCGGCCTCGGTTACGCCGAAGGCGCAAAACTGTCGCGAAGCCTCGGTGGCTGGCAGGTGATCTGCTGGGCCCTGGTGTTGGCGCTGCCGGTGATGGCGCTGCTGAGTCTGTGGCTGGCGCCCGCCTCGTTCCGCGACATTAGTCTGTCAGCGTGGCTTTGCCTGGCCTACGTCGCGTTGTTCAGCATGTTGATCGGCTTCGTTTTCTGGTATCGCGGCCTGGCTCAGGGCGGGATCGCGGCAGTCGGTCAGTTGCAGTTGCTGCAACCGTTTTTCGGCCTGGCCCTGGCCGCGACGCTGCTGCATGAACACGTCAGCCTCGGCATGCTGGCAGTGACGCTGGGCGTGATTTCATGCGTGGTCGGAGCGAAGAAATTCGCCAAATGA